One region of Eleutherodactylus coqui strain aEleCoq1 chromosome 5, aEleCoq1.hap1, whole genome shotgun sequence genomic DNA includes:
- the LOC136627173 gene encoding serine/threonine-protein kinase SBK1-like, with protein MASSIQDVQLILEGLVFLASQCLKEIDLQENFCVIQKLGDGGYGSVLMVQDRKTDQKMALKLLNRNKTTEFAFLMEFSKSFFLSSHPNIIGSYGTAFKTWDYFAFAQELSIGDLFSLITPHDGLPEDTVKRCAVQISSALEFIDSKGLVHLDIKPENILVFDEDCHSIKITDFGLSCIKGTMAKTRIGTVSYMAPEMSQITDKDCLLVDFPLDVWSFGIVLYCLLTGEFPWQSAVSTDKAYSSFVEWQCNMENIEPPSPWSRFPPGALKMFSGLLAIDCSKRSKSYEVLLFLEECWNQESIDSSEGSSDAADTTNLSVEFELSKCHQKSDIWKDAHASPLSNISYSSISTTSLLSTISGYLTSDSSEYDSKTPLEDWKDG; from the exons ATGGCCTCCAGTATACAAGATGTGCAGCTGATCCTGGAAGGACTTGTCTTCCTCGCTTCCCAGTGTCTGAAGGAGATAGATCTTCAGGAGAACTTCTGTGTGATACAGAAGCTGGGAGATGGCGGCTATGGTTCTGTGCTCATGGTACAAGACAGGAAAACAG ATCAGAAGATGGCATTAAAGCTCCTCAACAGGAACAAAACAACTGAATTTGCCTTCCTCATGGAGTTCAGCAAgtccttctttctctcctcccATCCCAATATTATTGGAAGTTATGGCACTGCCTTCAAGACTTGGGACTACTTTGCCTTTGCCCAGGAACTGTCGATTGGTGATTTGTTCTCTCTTATTACACCTCAT GATGGACTCCCGGAAGACACGGTAAAGAGATGTGCGGTGCAGATCTCCAGTGCCCTAGAATTCATAGACAGTAAAGGGCTGGTGCATTTGGATATCAAACCAGAGAACATTTTGGTGTTTGATGAGGACTGCCACAGTATAAAAATTACTGACTTTGGTCTTTCATGTATTAAAGGAACAATGGCAAAAACCAGGATCGGCACAGTCTCATACATGGCTCCAGAGATGAGCCAAATTACCGACAAGGATTGTTTGCTTGTAGACTTCCCCCTGGATGTATGGTCCTTTGGAATTGTCCTCTACTGTTTGCTCACAGGTGAATTTCCTTGGCAGTCTGCAGTTTCTACAGACAAAGCTTATAGTAGTTTTGTTGAATGGCAATGTAATATGGAGAATATTGAGCCGCCATCACCATGGAGCAGATTTCCACCTGGAGCTCTGAAGATGTTCAGCGGTCTTTTAGCCATAGACTGTAGTAAGAGGAGTAAATCTTATGAAGTTTTGTTGTTCTTGGAGGAATGTTGGAATCAAGAAAGCATAGACTCATCTGAAGGATCCTCAGacgctgcagataccacaaaTTTATCTGTCGAATTTGAGCTTTCGAAATGCCACCAAAAGTCTGACATCTGGAAAGACGCACATGCAAGTCCCCTATCAAACATCTCCTACAGTAGCATATCAACAACGTCTCTCCTAAGTACTATATCTGGCTATTTGACTTCTGACAGCTCTGAGTATGATAGTAAGACACCTCTAGAAGATTGGAAGGATGGATGA